Below is a window of Geomonas oryzisoli DNA.
CTCGACGTCCTCGGGGTGGAGTTTCTTCTTCTTCATGAACTTGATGAGGAGCTCGTCCAGCCCTTCCAGGCCGACCGGCTCGAACTCCATGAGGGCGCCGATGTCGTCGGCGGCGCTGTAGACGTCGGGGTAGCCCAGCACCAAAAGCGTGCGCGCGGGGGGGCTGTGCACCAGGCGTACGGTTGCCTCCAGTACGGTGATGCAGGTCCCCTCGGTCCCGACCAGGGCGCGCGCCACGTTGAAATCGTTCTCCGGCAGGAGGTCGTCCAGGTTGAAGCCGGAGACGCGGCGCGGGATCTTCGGATAACGGCGCCGGATGTCCCTGGCATAGCGGTCGCGGATCTCGCGCAGACCGGCGTAGATCTCGCCCCGCCTGCCGCCCGCGGCGATGATCCTGGTCAGTTCGTCTTCGCTGGTGGGGCCCACGGTCATGCGCACGCCGTCGTAGGTGACGACGTCTAGCTCGAGCACGTTGTCGGCGGTGCGCCCCGCCATCACCGAGTGGATGCCGCAGGAGTTGTTGCCGATCATGCCGCCGAAGGTGTTGTGGTCGTGGGTGGCGGGGTCGGGGCCGTAGGTCAGGTGGAATTTCTCGGTCTCGTCGCGCAACTGGTCCAGGACCACGCCGGGCTGCACGCGGGCGATCCTTTTTTGCGGGTCGATCTCAAGGATGCCGCGCAGGTACTTGGAGTGGTCGATGACCACGGCAACGTTGCAGGTCTGGCCGCACAGGGCGGTGCCGCCGCCGCGGGAGACCACCGGTACTCCGTGCCTGCGGCAGACTTCCAGGGTCTTGACGACGGCGTCGGTGGTCTTGGGGAGCACCACGCCGATCGGTACCTGCCGGTAGTTGGAGGCATCGGTCGCGTAGAGGGCGCGGCTGGTGCTGTCGAAACGGACTTCGCCATCCACCTCGGCGCGCAGGTCTGCCTCGAGCGCCTTCGCGTTCACCACTGCGCTTTCCTTTCTTTCTGCTTCGCTCATCGTTCCTCCTGTGTGGCTGTCAAATCAGGAACCTCTCGGCCTCCGCCATCCGGAGCGTAAGACCGTGACCGGGGCGCTCCAGGTCGGGTGCGAGCGTGCCGTGCCACGGCTCGGTGACCCCCTCGAAAAGCATCCGCTCGATGCGGACATGGTCGTGGAAATATTCGAGGTGACGGATCGGGGGGGCGGCGCAGCAAAGATGCAGGTGCAGCGCGGGGGCGCAGTGGGACGACATGGGGATGTCCCAGGCGCTGCATAAAGCGGCGGCCTCCATGAACCCGGTCACCCCGCAGCGGGTGGCGTCTGCCTGGAGCACGTCGACGCAGTCGCCCCGCAACAGGTCCAGGAAGTAGCGGAGGTTGAAACCGTACTCCCCGGAGGAGATCTCCATCCCCTCCGGCGCAAGGTCGCGCAGCAGGCGCAGCCCCTCCCGGTCCCGGTGCGGCACCGGCTCCTCGAACCAGGAAACCCCCTGGGCGGCAAAGCCCGCCGCCAGGGCGAGGGCCTGCTTGCGTGAGTAGCCTCCGTTGGCGTCCACCATGAGCTCCGCCTCCGGCCCGATCGCCTGCCGGGCCGCCCTGACCCGTTCGGGGTCCGCCTTGGCATCGCGCCCAACCTTCATCTTGACCCGCGGAATCCCCTGTCCCACCCAGCCGGAGAGCTGCCGCTGCAGCTTGTCGACCGGGTACGAGGTGAAGCCGCCGCTGCCGTAGACCGGCACCCGCTCGCGCGACTCGCCCAGCAGGGAGACCAGCGGCACCCCGAGCAGCCGGGCCTTCAGGTCCCACAGGGCGGCGTCGAGTGCCGAGACCGCCAGCATGCCGATACCGGATTCGCCCAGGTTGCGCAGGGCGCCGGTCAGCACCACCCAGCATGCAGCGATATCCAGCGCGTTGCGCCCGCGCAGCAGGTCGGCCAGCTTGTCCTTGATCAGGGTAGCCGCGGCGGGGGTTGCGTAACTGTAGCCGAAGCCCTTCTCTCCACCGGAGTAGAGGTGGGTCGCGACCATGACCGTATCCTCCCACCGGTAGGTTCCGTCGGATTCGCGCTCCTCGGTGGGGATGCGATAGCACTGCACCTCGATCCGTTCCACGCTGGCCTGTTTCATGCCGTTTCCTCCGCTGTCGTGCTTTCTGTGCCCTGGCCGCACCGCGAGCTCCTGTTCACCTCACACGGCGCCTTCACCGCCGTGGTTCCGCCTGGAGCCGCCAGTCGTACTCCGCGTACTCGATGGCGAACGATTCCGGGTGCTCCCTGATCTCCCGGGCCGTCCTGTCGTCAGTGTAGTCGGCCACGAAGACCGCGACGTCGTGCGCCGTCCGGCCCGGGGCGTCGAACCACTTGAAGATGCGCGGCAGCACGAGTTTCCTGGTGGCGAGGTCGAGCCGCGCTTGATGCGCGAGGTAGTGCCGCACGGCTTCGGTGAGGTCGGCATCGAGGGTGTCCGGGGCGAGCACGGTAAGAGGAGGGGACGAGACGGTACCGGTATAAACCGCGAAGAGGACTCGGGCGTCGCTCGGGCGCAGGGAGCGGCGCAGACGCGGGTCGCCGGGGGGAAGCGGCGGCAGGAGCCACCCCGGTGCGGGGCGGTTGCCGCGCAGGATGCCGTGCAGGATCGCCTCCGCGCTGAACTCCTCCCTGCCGATGCGGCACCCCGCCTTGCGGTAGAACTTGGGCACCTCTTTCACCGATACCTGCAGCTTGAGCAAAAGGACGGCGTGGAGCACCACGAGGCTGTGCAGGTTGCACCAGAAGCTCACCTTTTCGGGGGTCTCCTTCAGGTCGTCCAGGTCGAAGCTCTCCAGCGATGCCAGGGCCTGTGCGAGCCGCTCCCGCATCCCGGCGGCGGCGAGCCTTGGGTAGTCGGGATGCCCCTCCCCGGCGTAACCGCGTGCCACCTCGGACAGCAGGGCCGCCAGATCCTCCGGGGTGGCGGGGGCAGGGCCATGGGGCGCTACCGGCAGGATCAACTCGGTCGAGGTGGGCTTGCGCAGTTCATCGGCCCTCGCGTTGGCGAGCGAGGTGGCGGCGACGATGTAGGCCTCGTGGCTGAACGCCTGCGGGAAGTTCCCCAGCTGTTCCTGCCACACGGGATCGTACTCCTCGGCCAGGAGGTGCAGGTGTCCCCCCACCTGGTCCACCCGTCCCAGAAGAAGGTCCGCCTCCTCGATCTCACCCTGTTTGGCGAGGTTGGTGATCAGCCAGAGCGTGCAGGCGAGGAAGGTGCCGTCGCGCCCGGGCAAACCGTCGTCGGCGCGGTAGCGGTACAGGAAGCCGTCCTCGGCGAGGTCCATGCGCAGCGCCTCCACCGTGGCGAGCATGCGGGGATGGTCGAAGGGGATGAAGTCGCTGATCGACATGAGGAGCGAGCTGCCGTCCAGCGTGTCGGAGTCGTAGCACATGGTGAAGGCCTGCCGTGCCTCGCTCCAGCCGCGCGAGTGCACCTCGCGTTCGATGTCGCCGCGCGCTGAATCCCACCCGTCGCCCGGTGGCAGCCCCAGGTGCCGGGCGATGCGCAGGCCGCGGTCCAGGGTGACCCAGCACATCACCTTGGAGTGGACGTAGTGCCGCGGCTCGCCGCGTATCTCCCAGATGCTCCAGTCGGCCTCGCGCCAGTGGTCCCGCGCGAAGTCACACATGAGGCGCAGCCCCTGCCACATCTGGGGGGCGCTGTCGCGGTTGCGGCTGAGCGCGAGGTGGGCCGCGATCAGGACATGGCCGTAGATGCTGAACTGCTTCTGGTTGGAGGCCTGGTTGCCGATGCGCACCGGGCGGGAGCCACGGTATCCCTCAAGCTGCGGCAGCTCCCACTCGTGCAGGTCGCCGGAGCCGTCCATGCGGTACATCACCTGCAGCTCGTTGCGTCTGCTCTTCAGGATCACCTCTTCAAGCCAGCCCAGGTAGCTCTGCACCTCGTCGAAGTGCCCGACCTCGAAGAGCGCGGTGAGCGCCATGGCGGTGTCGCGAACCCAGGAGTAGCGGTAGTCCCAGTTGCGCACCCCGCCGATCGTCTCGGGGAGCGACGTGGTGGCCGCCGCGGCCATGGTTCCCTGCGGCTCGAAGCAGAGGAGCTTCAGCACCAAAAGGGAGCGGGTCACCGGGACCCGGTGCGGGCCGAGCTCGTTGAAAAAGCCGGTGCCGCTTTTGTGCAGCCAGTCGCGCCAGAAGGAGAGGGTTTGCACCAGGAGGTGTTCGGCGCGTCCTTCGGCGAGCGGATCGGGCTCTTTGGCCCCGAAGTGCAGCCTGAGCACCGCCCGTTCCCCCTCCCGCAGTTCCCAGGTCCCTTCGGCGTCACCGCCGCTGACGGCGAGGGCGCCGGTGCAGGAGAGGGCGAGCACGTTGTCGCCGCCGCGGGCGACCACGCCGCGTCCGGGGTGCAGGGTGAGCTCCGGAGTGACGCGGCCGTAGTCGAACCTGGGGGAGAAGCGGACCCGGAGCCTGATGCGCCCGCTGTCGACCTTGATGAGGCGCAGCAGCACGAAGTCGCGCAGGCCGTCCTTTCCCTTGGGCTCGGGGAGGGTGAGGAAGTCGGTGAGGGTGCAGCTGCCGTTTCTGGTGCGGAAGTGTGCGGTGAGGACGTTACTGTCGTCGAGATAGGAAAGGGTGGAATCCCATTCCCCTTCGGGGGTGATCGAGAAGGTGCCGCCCCGCTCATGGTCGAGGAGGGCGGCGAAGACGCTGGGGGAGTCGAGGTGCGGCAGGCAGAGCCAGTCGATGGCGCCGTTGCGCCCGACCAGGGCTACCGACTGGAGGTTGCCGATTATGCCGTAATCGCTGATGCTGTTGGTCA
It encodes the following:
- a CDS encoding enolase C-terminal domain-like protein, with protein sequence MKQASVERIEVQCYRIPTEERESDGTYRWEDTVMVATHLYSGGEKGFGYSYATPAAATLIKDKLADLLRGRNALDIAACWVVLTGALRNLGESGIGMLAVSALDAALWDLKARLLGVPLVSLLGESRERVPVYGSGGFTSYPVDKLQRQLSGWVGQGIPRVKMKVGRDAKADPERVRAARQAIGPEAELMVDANGGYSRKQALALAAGFAAQGVSWFEEPVPHRDREGLRLLRDLAPEGMEISSGEYGFNLRYFLDLLRGDCVDVLQADATRCGVTGFMEAAALCSAWDIPMSSHCAPALHLHLCCAAPPIRHLEYFHDHVRIERMLFEGVTEPWHGTLAPDLERPGHGLTLRMAEAERFLI
- a CDS encoding glycoside hydrolase family 15 protein; this encodes MTNSISDYGIIGNLQSVALVGRNGAIDWLCLPHLDSPSVFAALLDHERGGTFSITPEGEWDSTLSYLDDSNVLTAHFRTRNGSCTLTDFLTLPEPKGKDGLRDFVLLRLIKVDSGRIRLRVRFSPRFDYGRVTPELTLHPGRGVVARGGDNVLALSCTGALAVSGGDAEGTWELREGERAVLRLHFGAKEPDPLAEGRAEHLLVQTLSFWRDWLHKSGTGFFNELGPHRVPVTRSLLVLKLLCFEPQGTMAAAATTSLPETIGGVRNWDYRYSWVRDTAMALTALFEVGHFDEVQSYLGWLEEVILKSRRNELQVMYRMDGSGDLHEWELPQLEGYRGSRPVRIGNQASNQKQFSIYGHVLIAAHLALSRNRDSAPQMWQGLRLMCDFARDHWREADWSIWEIRGEPRHYVHSKVMCWVTLDRGLRIARHLGLPPGDGWDSARGDIEREVHSRGWSEARQAFTMCYDSDTLDGSSLLMSISDFIPFDHPRMLATVEALRMDLAEDGFLYRYRADDGLPGRDGTFLACTLWLITNLAKQGEIEEADLLLGRVDQVGGHLHLLAEEYDPVWQEQLGNFPQAFSHEAYIVAATSLANARADELRKPTSTELILPVAPHGPAPATPEDLAALLSEVARGYAGEGHPDYPRLAAAGMRERLAQALASLESFDLDDLKETPEKVSFWCNLHSLVVLHAVLLLKLQVSVKEVPKFYRKAGCRIGREEFSAEAILHGILRGNRPAPGWLLPPLPPGDPRLRRSLRPSDARVLFAVYTGTVSSPPLTVLAPDTLDADLTEAVRHYLAHQARLDLATRKLVLPRIFKWFDAPGRTAHDVAVFVADYTDDRTAREIREHPESFAIEYAEYDWRLQAEPRR